The DNA sequence CGAGCGGCGCCATGGTCGCCGGGAGCCGGGCGAACTGCACGCCTGCCGACCAGCGCCAGTAGGCGCGATGGGTGAACAACGACATGTCGGCACCCTCTCCGGCGGCGTTCGTGCGGCACACTCATTCGGGTGAGAGCGAATCGGCGATGATCGAGCTCGTCCTGACCGCGGCCGGGAGCCAACGCGTCCGGTTCGCGATTTCGCCGCTGGAAGAGGTGCTCGGCGCCGTCCAGACGCTGCTCGGCGTCCGCGCGCACCCCGCGCACCCGCCGTGGCTGTCCGATCTTCCCGACGTCCCCGAGCTGGCCGCGGTGCTGAGCGCGCGGCACTACATCACCGAGTTCCTGAGCCCGCCGCCCGACGGCCCGGAGACGACGGCTTCGGCTCAGCTGCGGGCCGTGCGCGCGACACCGCCGGCCCAGGTGGCGCTGGAGCTGGGGATGGTCGACGCGGACCTGTCGCTGCTGCCCGACGATCCGGCGACCGCGCGCGACCTGCTCGCCGACCAGCTCGAGACCGTGTGGCACGCGCTGCTCGCGCCGGAGTGGCCCCGCCTGCGCGAACTGCTGGCGGCGGACATCGCGTTCCGCACGCGGCAGCTGGGTTCGGGCGGCACCGCGTCGATGTTCGCGGAGCTGCACCCGCGCGTCCGGCTCTCGGGGACGTCGGTGCTGGTCGACGTCCGGGCCCGCGAGCGGCTGGAGATCGACTCGCGCGGGCTCCTGCTGATCCCGGCGGTGTTCGCGTGGCCGGGCGTCGGGGTGGTGACGGTGCCGCCGTGGCAGATTTCGGTGTTGTACCCGGCCCGCGGGGTCGCCTCCCTGTGGACGGCCGAGACGGCGGCACCGGAGGCCTTGTCGGAGATCCTCGGCCGCACGCGGGCACTCCTGCTGACGACGCTGGACCGCCCGGCGGCGACGACCGAGCTCGCCGCCCGGCACGGCCTGGCACCGGCGACGGTGTCGGCGCACTTGACGGCGTTGCGCGGCGCGGGGCTGCTGGCTTCGGAGCGGCGGGGACACCGGGTGCTGTACCGCCGGACGGAACTCGGCGACGCCTTGCTGGCGGGGAAGCTTTGACTAGGCTGGAATCGTCCACCTGCGAAGGAGAACCATCGATGCGTATCGTCCATTTCGGACACGCCTGCCTGCTCCTGGAGACCGGCGCCGAGCGGATCCTGATCGACCCCGGCGCGTTCTCCACCGGGTTCGAGGGTGAGCGGGAACTGTCCGCCGTGCTGGTCACGCACCAGCACTTCGACCACCTCGACGTCGAGAAGCTGCCGAAGATCCTGGAAGCCAACCCGGAGGCGAAGCTGATCGTCGATCCCGGGTCCGCCGAAGCCGTCCAGAAGCTGGGGGTTCCGTTCGACGTCGCCAACGTCGGGG is a window from the Amycolatopsis sp. cg9 genome containing:
- a CDS encoding DUF5937 family protein, with amino-acid sequence MIELVLTAAGSQRVRFAISPLEEVLGAVQTLLGVRAHPAHPPWLSDLPDVPELAAVLSARHYITEFLSPPPDGPETTASAQLRAVRATPPAQVALELGMVDADLSLLPDDPATARDLLADQLETVWHALLAPEWPRLRELLAADIAFRTRQLGSGGTASMFAELHPRVRLSGTSVLVDVRARERLEIDSRGLLLIPAVFAWPGVGVVTVPPWQISVLYPARGVASLWTAETAAPEALSEILGRTRALLLTTLDRPAATTELAARHGLAPATVSAHLTALRGAGLLASERRGHRVLYRRTELGDALLAGKL